GCCGGAGATTGTCAACGACAACAGTGCACATTTCACATCCAATATCGGCTTGTTATCACCAAATTCGCTGAACGAGTATAATGAAACAGTGCCCGTTCCAAGGTCGCCCCAGTCTCAAGTACCTGCTGGTCGTAGAAGGTCATACACTATAGATGCACTTACAAGTCGATTCGACAGCAGCCCATTACAACCTGCAACAGCTCCTACGAATACTCAACAACATATTCGAAACCCAAGCGGAGATACTCTGCGAGATAAAGCTAAAGAGAACTTTTATCAGCGGGGTCATGCTAGATCGACGTCATCACTGGGACTACAGGCACGAAATGACGATATCACCAAGTCTGCTAATGAGGCAAGAAAGTCCCATCGTCGTCACTCCAGTATTATGAGCTTTATGACCACCACACAGAATCTCGCATCTACGCTGACCAGTCCTACTGAGAGCCAAGTCGAGCAATCTAATGACTTGAATGCCtattcatcatcttctcgAGAAGATATCGGTATGGAATCTGAGTCTGGAGCTAGCTCTGTTGGTATTTCATCTTCGGCAAGCGGCAATAACAGCACCAGTTCGACTGCTAAAAAATATCTCGACCTTCTTCCAGGTCGGggcaacaacaataataataattccTCAGCTAACAATAATTCCGCTACGAAGCGTATCGGTACAGATCCCATCCAATCTGTCACGGAAGCACCACCGCCTTCACCAAAACGATCCGCCACCTTCACGAAGCCAAAACTACGAAGTACCCCATCTCAGCCcaacttgaagaaaattTCGAAGCAACAGACATCAGCGTTCATGGAAGGGATTCGACAGATTACTGCTGATGAGGCTGCCAAGACTGCCAGTGTTTCAGGATGGTTACACAAGCGTGGAGGTGTTGGTGTTGGCACTTGGAAAAGTCGCTACTTCACTCTTCATGGTACGCGACTATCGTATTTCACTTCGCAAAAAGATACTAAGGAGCGTGGTCtcattgatatcactgCACATAGAGTACTACCAGCGAGAGAAAGTGAAGACAAACTTATATCTATTTATGCTGCTAGTGTCGGAGCAGGGCGTCATTGTTTCAAATTAGTTCCTCCAGCGCCGGGATTCAAGAAGGGTGTTACATTTACTGCGCCAAAAGTTCACTACTTTGCTGTAGATACAAAAGAGGAGATGAGAATGTGGATGGCTTCGCTCATGAAGGCCACTATTGATCGAGATGATAGTGTTCCTGTTATTTCTTCATGTGCAACGCCTACCGTACCTCTTCCTCGAGCTCAAGAGCTATTCGCAGAGGCTCGAGCTCGTGATGAAGACCTTCGAGCTCGTATGATTGCAGGAGGACTTGCCAGTAACCCAAGCTCAAATGCTATCAGCAACAAAGCCCGGGCAAACAATAGTTCGAGCACAAATGAAACATACCCAACTACACCCGACTCACCCACTGGATCCTCGCTCCAGTCGTCGCGAACTGTTTCGTCGACTAATTCGTCGTCACTGAAAGTATCATCGCCAAGCAGTTTCAGCCCGGTCGCCGCTTTTGGTGAGTACCAACCCTCGGATATTCGGCACCTGACTACCAAGACTGCTGGGTTGCAAATAGTGACGAATCTAGAGGACTCctaatattatatattaccTAATTTAATGAATATTTATGATGGTCTTATAATGTAACCGGTGGAGGTTATTCTGGTCCCCAAGATCTGAGTCGGGCTTGATGTGCTGGGAGAATAGGGCAGAGCCCCGACAGCCAGCGGCAGTTTTGATTTCGGCGTGAATGCAATTCATTTGCTATACAACTCAATCAGCTAGTATTGAAGACATTTAATCCTTCGATAGCGTCTTTAATGAGGCCACTTCCCTTGGGATCTAGGTTCAATGCTATAGTGAAATGTTTAATCGCTAGGTCGCGATTGTCCAGGAGTTTGTAGAGCTGGCCAAGTAGAAAGTGGACACTGGCTTCATCAGGTGCGAGTTTTTGTAGATGTTCAAACTCTACAAGGGCTGCATTATATAATTGGAGTTGAATAAGCACTCTTGCTTTCTTATAACGGGCAAGGGCGCTGTTACTTTGAATCTCACAAGCCCGTTTGTATTGTTCTAGTGCTTCAGCGAAACGAcccttcttctccagaaCCATGCCGATACAACAAATAAGAACGACATTAGACGGGTTTATCATCGCTGCTTTCGAGAAATGTAACTCGGCTAAGTCAAAGTTATCTAAACGCATAAACACCATGCCGAGCCCGTACCATGCATTGTAATGACGGTTGTCTGCTTTAATGGCAAGTCGGAACGAGTCCTGAGCACTCTCATAAGCCTCGGTTGCCACCTGTTCATGAGCGAGTAGTGTATATGCATAGGGAGAATCAGGATCGATGTTTATGGCTCGCTTAAAGCATTTCTGAGCCTGGCTAGTTTCTCGTTTGAGAGAAAATGAGTTTCCAAGAGTACACCACGCCTGAGGGGAGTTCCTTTCGATTTCCATAAGTTCATGAGCTAATAAACTTAGTTCAACTTCTTTGCGAAGGTGCCACAGAAGTGTCGAGTAGTATTCCATGTCTTGAATTCTACACCGGTCGACTTTCCTCAGCTTAATGAAAACCTTTTCAGCTTCTTTGTAATCAACCATTTCAAAATAGCATCTTCCAAGCTTGGCTAGCACCCAAGgagtatttttttgttgttccGGTAACTGATCGAATAATGCAATTGCTTGACGACATTCGTATCTTGAACACAGAATGAATGCAGAAGTGATTTGTCTGTAGAGGCTTATAATATACAATTGGGCGTCTCTTTTGGCGAGCGATTCTCTATCTGGCTTGAGACGACTTCTTTTtaatgctgctgcaacGGTAGTTGATGCTACTTGCGGTTGAGCAAGTGCGCGAGTAGCGTGGTGAGCTCCAGGTACTACTGAAGTTGTTGATAGATTACTGGTGCTAGCAGCATTACTGGTTATTGATGTTGACGATGCTGTTGTAGACCCTTGTGGACCTGCTCTAGATAGTGGCGTCATTAGATTTCTCTTTTGGTTTGTGGTGACCGTTGTGTTTATTGTGGACGGCTGGGCAGTCTGGGCCATTCGGGCAGACCTTCGAGGAAACGGAAGGCCCGTTTTCGCCTCAGGGTTAGAATTAGCGAGAGCTCCTGCTGTCACATTTCGCGATGATCGCTTTTGTGGAGCTAATGGTAGCCCGTTTGGGCGAGACGTTCGGGTATCAGAAGGGGTGCTATAAGATGAATCACTAGTTGTTGCAGGGGCATTGGCAGCTGGTTGTTTGGAAGTGACTGGGGCAGACATAGTCTCTTCATTTGCTTTATTAAGCATAGAGTTTTTCAGGAATTGTTGGCCAAATTTGAAAGGATTAGCAGGAATACTACTTGTACCTTGGTTTCCATTCCCCACTGGTGTAGTAAACGGATCGTTTATGCTTGTATTAGCCGGGTTAGATAAACCATTAGAAATATTTCCATTATTTAAATTGGCATTGTCATTTCCAGTTGTATtaacaccaccagaaccagcgCTGCTGGAGCTCATCAGCGCATCGTTCAAATGTTCAACTCTGAAGGCGTTCGATACTCGTAACTTGATACCCAGCTTACATAAAGCTTCAACTGGTTCCCACAGGAATGGATTAGCTCTCACCGAAGATCCATAAGCTTTAAGGGCATCCACTTTGTCTCCCTGAAGCTGGTATAGTTTTCCTAGGAGTGCATTTAGAGCCGCTTGATCTGGGATAACCCGACGTTCGTTTGTTGCATTATCGGTATAATTTTTTGCCACAGATGCCCAGTTGTGTTTGGTCTTTTCTAGAGCTTCGATCCCTTTACCATACATCTTTAGTTTTAAACAGCATCgcgaataaatatatacacaCCCCGTGTGATTTGAGCTGGTATTTGCGAtgttagcagcagccttaTACCGACCTTGCCTATACAATATCAGTGCCATTAAGTGCTTATAAGAACCATTTTCCGGATCAAGCGCTAGTAGCTTTTCCATTGTGAATTCTGCACTATCAAGCATGTCGAGATCCAATGCTTCCCATACATAATGGGTCAATAGTCTTTCAATATAACCATCCCGATCTGCCGTCGAGGAAGTGGGCCGTGGACCACGCCCATTATCGGCACTACCATTATTTGTCGTATGAAATGAATTCATACTGCCATTCATTGTCATGACTCATACCATAAAGAGATGACCAGTACCGAACTTGACCTGATTTGTGACCGTTATCGCTGTCAGGGAATGCAATGCGTTTCTAAACAATCCTTATGACCCTCTGACCTCTTTAAAACAGAATCTTCGGTTTATTTAGAAGGTGATAAAGACTGCTTCGCGGTCTTCAAATAGATCCTGAATCAACGCTTCTGGTATCTGGTATTTTATACTGTATTCAATGTTTATATAATCTGAATCTGCaatattgttgttgtttggaTGCATATCACTGGATCCCGCCGCATCATCCTTCCTAGCATGCGAGCATGGGTGTGAATAGTCCCTGTATTCCTGGACCTGTGCTTATACAACTATTGCATCTTCGATGTATTAACCGTAATCCAACGAATTTGGATTCTAACTGAACAAGCGAATTAATTGGTTTATTGGAGTCATCATCAATGTGGTCCATAGCACTGATCCACCTGAATCGATAATGACAGGCCTCTACCCATTTACCACCCAGGGCACTTATCCACTCAAATAAAGACTCTACCATTGTTTTCTTATTGCGTCCCTAAGTATTGTCGACTTGTCTGAAATTTAGATTAATGAATCAAGCAGTGATTCAACCATAATTTCCAGTAAACTTTATATATATCCGATAGATAGCATCACTCGAAAAACACGTGACTACGAGGTAATATATGTACAAGCCAAGACGCTCTGATCTACAATGCTGGCTGTCAACCCTATTTTAAAGACTAAAACAAGTACCGCCAAACCGGTTACTAATTGGCAGAAATAGCATTTTTCCGACCCATattttattgttattgcATTCTGTGACAAATAAGCTAGAAACTCGGTAAATGAAAATTAGGTAAATTAAACTGTCGTATAAAGCATTTACGATATATCGATCTATGATATTTCATGCGTCTCAGGCCTAACAACAGCACACATCTCACAAGCGCATTTTGAACTTTAGCCTCACGATAATAACGGGCCTGCCACGCGCCACGACAACGAAACACCTGAGCAATAGCTTAAGCAACGCGCTGAAACTTAAAGTGGAAACGTCTGAAACACTAAGGCTAGCAAAGAGCTATAACTAACGAAGACCACCAATACCAATCGTACTGGATACATTATTTATCAGGCTTACGGGGGGCCTATTTTTGATACGACGTTTTCGTTTCGGTAACTTTTCGGGTTCGGGCTCGGTCTTTGGTATTGACACTGGACTTTGTTAGGTTGGCTTGTGCAATTTCCAACGTTGCGATTGTTTTGATCAGTCAGTGTCATTATATACATTTTTGAACAAGCCTTCCAGCTCAGTAAGGCTAATTGAAACCCTGACTGTCGGTGCATCTGTGTAGTGGGCTCTAGTCACGATCTAGCCCCTGGTGCTTCTCTTCTAATTTActggaatttttttcaacaCTTCAATTTTAGACTTTTGGAAAGGTGCTGTAAGCACTCTAGCAGCGCTTGAGATGTCTCCAAAATCACATTCTTTTTTTACACA
The Sugiyamaella lignohabitans strain CBS 10342 chromosome A, complete sequence genome window above contains:
- the CDC27 gene encoding anaphase promoting complex subunit CDC27 (Subunit of the Anaphase-Promoting Complex/Cyclosome (APC/C); APC/C is a ubiquitin-protein ligase required for degradation of anaphase inhibitors, including mitotic cyclins, during the metaphase/anaphase transition; GO_component: GO:0005680 - anaphase-promoting complex [Evidence IDA] [PMID 9469814]; GO_component: GO:0005737 - cytoplasm [Evidence IEA,IEA]; GO_component: GO:0005634 - nucleus [Evidence IEA,IEA]; GO_function: GO:0004842 - ubiquitin-protein transferase activity [Evidence IMP] [PMID 16481473]; GO_process: GO:0031145 - anaphase-promoting complex-dependent proteasomal ubiquitin-dependent protein catabolic process [Evidence IMP] [PMID 16481473]; GO_process: GO:0031145 - anaphase-promoting complex-dependent proteasomal ubiquitin-dependent protein catabolic process [Evidence IDA] [PMID 8895471]; GO_process: GO:0007049 - cell cycle [Evidence IEA]; GO_process: GO:0051301 - cell division [Evidence IEA]; GO_process: GO:0007067 - mitotic nuclear division [Evidence IEA]; GO_process: GO:0016567 - protein ubiquitination [Evidence IEA]; GO_process: GO:0016567 - protein ubiquitination [Evidence IDA,IMP] [PMID 16481473]); the encoded protein is MNGSMNSFHTTNNGSADNGRGPRPTSSTADRDGYIERLLTHYVWEALDLDMLDSAEFTMEKLLALDPENGSYKHLMALILYRQGRYKAAANIANTSSNHTGCVYIYSRCCLKLKMYGKGIEALEKTKHNWASVAKNYTDNATNERRVIPDQAALNALLGKLYQLQGDKVDALKAYGSSVRANPFLWEPVEALCKLGIKLRVSNAFRVEHLNDALMSSSSAGSGGVNTTGNDNANLNNGNISNGLSNPANTSINDPFTTPVGNGNQGTSSIPANPFKFGQQFLKNSMLNKANEETMSAPVTSKQPAANAPATTSDSSYSTPSDTRTSRPNGLPLAPQKRSSRNVTAGALANSNPEAKTGLPFPRRSARMAQTAQPSTINTTVTTNQKRNLMTPLSRAGPQGSTTASSTSITSNAASTSNLSTTSVVPGAHHATRALAQPQVASTTVAAALKRSRLKPDRESLAKRDAQLYIISLYRQITSAFILCSRYECRQAIALFDQLPEQQKNTPWVLAKLGRCYFEMVDYKEAEKVFIKLRKVDRCRIQDMEYYSTLLWHLRKEVELSLLAHELMEIERNSPQAWCTLGNSFSLKRETSQAQKCFKRAINIDPDSPYAYTLLAHEQVATEAYESAQDSFRLAIKADNRHYNAWYGLGMVFMRLDNFDLAELHFSKAAMINPSNVVLICCIGMVLEKKGRFAEALEQYKRACEIQSNSALARYKKARVLIQLQLYNAALVEFEHLQKLAPDEASVHFLLGQLYKLLDNRDLAIKHFTIALNLDPKGSGLIKDAIEGLNVFNTS
- the BOI1 gene encoding Boi1p (Protein implicated in polar growth; functionally redundant with Boi2p; interacts with bud-emergence protein Bem1p; contains an SH3 (src homology 3) domain and a PH (pleckstrin homology) domain; relocalizes from bud neck to cytoplasm upon DNA replication stress; BOI1 has a paralog, BOI2, that arose from the whole genome duplication; GO_component: GO:0005933 - cellular bud [Evidence IDA] [PMID 12097146]; GO_component: GO:0005935 - cellular bud neck [Evidence IDA] [PMID 12097146]; GO_component: GO:0005935 - cellular bud neck [Evidence IDA] [PMID 22842922]; GO_component: GO:0005737 - cytoplasm [Evidence IDA] [PMID 22842922]; GO_component: GO:0043332 - mating projection tip [Evidence IDA] [PMID 19053807]; GO_component: GO:0005886 - plasma membrane [Evidence IDA] [PMID 22842922]; GO_component: GO:0030427 - site of polarized growth [Evidence IDA] [PMID 12097146]; GO_function: GO:0005543 - phospholipid binding [Evidence IDA] [PMID 12097146]; GO_process: GO:0007118 - budding cell apical bud growth [Evidence IGI] [PMID 17417630]; GO_process: GO:0007109 - cytokinesis, completion of separation [Evidence IGI] [PMID 16615892]); its protein translation is MTGLFPKVFTTELIVTNEPSGGNRTSEIRHKVLSGSSVSGGSSGVGSTAGPSVHDTISDIDEAISEFQNRGIGGVTAGISPAMSSPGQGSGPRSPLVHNSHANGEFNGNGSNSHMSNGGPNHQQYADNNAIGSNDGGLPSLNDIPNWTSYDISQYFAYRGYEPDVCEQFIRHKITGSILLELDLAYLKEIDIASFGTRFEISKDIKHLNSLVSAQMTGEGASIAAATAAIKRKSKAKSTHSRDRTASSSKGLMLPPQTSPKKNPINDRTSPPVNPRTSSLRSSISTTNETTFSAIGSPYHAKNRSNDSDVVRHPSFNPNWTHPIKTSADLDSPQTPEIVNDNSAHFTSNIGLLSPNSLNEYNETVPVPRSPQSQVPAGRRRSYTIDALTSRFDSSPLQPATAPTNTQQHIRNPSGDTLRDKAKENFYQRGHARSTSSLGLQARNDDITKSANEARKSHRRHSSIMSFMTTTQNLASTLTSPTESQVEQSNDLNAYSSSSREDIGMESESGASSVGISSSASGNNSTSSTAKKYLDLLPGRGNNNNNNSSANNNSATKRIGTDPIQSVTEAPPPSPKRSATFTKPKLRSTPSQPNLKKISKQQTSAFMEGIRQITADEAAKTASVSGWLHKRGGVGVGTWKSRYFTLHGTRLSYFTSQKDTKERGLIDITAHRVLPARESEDKLISIYAASVGAGRHCFKLVPPAPGFKKGVTFTAPKVHYFAVDTKEEMRMWMASLMKATIDRDDSVPVISSCATPTVPLPRAQELFAEARARDEDLRARMIAGGLASNPSSNAISNKARANNSSSTNETYPTTPDSPTGSSLQSSRTVSSTNSSSLKVSSPSSFSPVAAFGEYQPSDIRHLTTKTAGLQIVTNLEDS